Proteins from a genomic interval of Paenibacillus sp. FSL R5-0623:
- a CDS encoding 5-methyltetrahydropteroyltriglutamate--homocysteine S-methyltransferase, translating to MSLQTEPKQRTVTPFRYDIVGSFLRPSALKDARLKYQNGEITTEQLNEVENAEIVKLVQKQKEVGLQAVTDGEFRRSWWHLDFFWGLDGVERTIIEEGYRFNGATSRPETARLSGKISYSSHPFVAHYAFLKEAAGEDVVARQSIPAAAQFLFELDRADNKESTQAIYPNRQELLSDIAGAYKASILAFYEAGCRSIQIDDCTWGALCDQQFITVMEQIGVNVEEYANELAKLNEDVVSGLPEDLVVTTHVCRGNYVSTFAGVGGGYEPIAQTLLSIDNYSGFYLEFDTERAGDFKPLRFLKDNQQVVLGLFSSKFGELENKEDILKRIEEATQYVDLDRICLSPQCGFASTEEGNHLTEEQQWRKLAFIKEIAEELWK from the coding sequence ATGAGCCTACAAACAGAACCTAAACAACGAACAGTCACTCCATTTCGATATGATATTGTTGGCAGTTTCCTGCGCCCGAGTGCGTTGAAGGATGCCCGATTAAAATACCAAAACGGCGAAATTACCACGGAACAGTTGAATGAAGTGGAGAATGCCGAGATTGTGAAACTTGTACAGAAGCAAAAAGAAGTTGGCCTTCAGGCTGTAACGGACGGCGAATTCCGCCGCTCTTGGTGGCATCTGGACTTCTTCTGGGGACTGGATGGTGTAGAGCGGACGATCATTGAGGAAGGCTACCGATTCAACGGTGCGACATCCAGACCGGAAACAGCTCGTCTGAGCGGCAAAATCAGCTATAGCAGTCATCCATTTGTAGCGCATTATGCCTTCTTGAAAGAAGCGGCTGGGGAAGACGTTGTTGCCCGTCAGTCCATCCCAGCAGCTGCACAGTTCCTATTCGAATTGGACCGGGCAGATAACAAGGAAAGCACACAGGCCATCTACCCGAACCGCCAAGAGCTTCTCTCGGACATTGCCGGGGCGTACAAAGCATCCATCTTGGCCTTTTATGAAGCCGGCTGCCGCAGCATCCAGATTGATGATTGCACATGGGGTGCATTGTGTGATCAACAGTTCATCACAGTGATGGAGCAGATTGGCGTTAATGTGGAAGAGTACGCCAACGAACTCGCAAAACTGAACGAAGATGTGGTATCTGGCCTGCCGGAAGACCTCGTGGTAACCACTCATGTCTGCCGCGGTAATTATGTTTCGACATTTGCAGGAGTTGGTGGCGGTTATGAGCCGATTGCGCAGACACTTCTGAGCATCGATAACTACTCTGGATTCTATCTGGAGTTTGATACGGAACGGGCTGGTGACTTCAAACCACTTCGTTTCCTGAAGGACAATCAGCAGGTTGTACTTGGCCTCTTCTCTTCCAAATTCGGAGAGTTGGAGAACAAGGAAGATATCCTGAAACGGATTGAGGAAGCTACACAATATGTTGATCTGGATCGAATCTGCCTGAGCCCACAATGCGGCTTCGCTTCCACGGAAGAAGGCAACCATCTGACCGAGGAACAACAATGGCGCAAGCTTGCCTTCATTAAGGAAATTGCTGAAGAGCTCTGGAAGTAA